The following are encoded in a window of Nocardioides houyundeii genomic DNA:
- the aat gene encoding leucyl/phenylalanyl-tRNA--protein transferase, giving the protein MEPPASSWGFDDLADLDPADDLVAIGADLRPGTLLAAYRRGLFPMPSGDAHTPPYWFFPVRRAVLPLEAMVVSRSLRRSARTMEIRVDTAFDEVIAACGDPRRPDGWIDEGVVAGYQQLHELGWAHSVEAWRDGELVGGLYGVAIGGLFAGESMFHRATDASKVALLGLVSLLRDEHADCRLLDVQWRTDHLASLGVVELTRREYAARLTEALAVPLPRAFDGDAGPLMGRSAGPGE; this is encoded by the coding sequence GTGGAACCTCCAGCCTCGTCGTGGGGCTTCGACGACCTGGCTGACCTGGACCCCGCCGACGATCTGGTGGCGATCGGTGCCGACCTGCGACCCGGCACGCTGCTGGCCGCCTACCGACGCGGGCTGTTCCCGATGCCCTCCGGCGACGCGCACACCCCGCCGTACTGGTTCTTCCCGGTCCGCCGGGCCGTCCTCCCGCTGGAGGCGATGGTGGTCTCCCGATCGTTGCGGCGCTCCGCGCGCACCATGGAGATCCGGGTGGACACCGCCTTCGACGAGGTGATCGCGGCCTGCGGCGACCCCCGCCGCCCGGACGGCTGGATCGACGAGGGCGTCGTCGCGGGCTACCAGCAGCTGCACGAGCTCGGCTGGGCGCACTCCGTCGAGGCGTGGCGGGACGGGGAGCTGGTAGGCGGGCTGTACGGCGTCGCGATCGGCGGCCTCTTCGCCGGCGAGTCGATGTTCCACCGGGCCACCGACGCCTCGAAGGTGGCGCTGCTGGGCCTGGTCTCGCTGCTGCGGGACGAGCACGCGGACTGTCGGCTGCTCGACGTGCAGTGGCGCACCGACCACCTGGCCTCGCTCGGGGTGGTCGAGCTGACGCGCCGCGAGTACGCCGCCCGGCTCACCGAGGCGCTCGCGGTGCCCCTGCCCCGCGCCTTCGACGGCGACGCAGGCCCGCTCATGGGCCGCTCGGCGGGACCGGGAGAGTGA
- a CDS encoding Fpg/Nei family DNA glycosylase — MPELPEVEALAQDLDRRLRDRPITRVDLTAFNALKTFDPPLTALHGTLVERVGRHGKFLDIEASGLHLVIHLARAGWIRWREEVPALPAKPNAKNPLALRIHLDEDEAGHTAGLDVTEAGTKKSLAVYVVRDPADVEGIARLGPDPLADDFTPERLREILTAAGRAQLKGVMRHQGTIAGIGNAYSDEILHAARMSPFKPASSLDDDELMVLHDAIRITLGDAVTRSSGLAAAELKGEKKSHLAVHGRTGQPCPVCGDTVREVSFADSSLQYCATCQTGGKPLADRRMSKLLK, encoded by the coding sequence ATGCCCGAGCTGCCCGAGGTCGAGGCTCTCGCCCAGGACCTCGACCGCCGACTCCGAGACCGGCCGATCACCCGCGTCGACCTCACGGCGTTCAACGCCCTGAAGACCTTCGACCCGCCGCTGACGGCCCTGCACGGCACCCTGGTGGAGCGGGTGGGACGGCACGGCAAGTTCCTCGACATCGAGGCCTCCGGCCTGCACCTGGTGATCCACCTGGCTCGCGCCGGCTGGATCCGGTGGCGCGAGGAGGTGCCCGCGCTGCCGGCCAAGCCCAATGCCAAGAACCCCCTCGCGCTGCGCATCCACCTCGACGAGGACGAGGCCGGTCACACCGCCGGCCTGGACGTCACCGAGGCGGGCACCAAGAAGAGCCTGGCGGTCTACGTCGTGCGGGATCCTGCCGACGTCGAGGGCATCGCCCGGCTCGGACCCGATCCGCTCGCCGACGACTTCACGCCCGAGCGGCTGCGCGAGATCCTCACCGCCGCCGGGCGCGCCCAGCTCAAGGGCGTGATGCGCCACCAGGGGACCATCGCCGGGATCGGCAACGCCTACTCCGACGAGATCCTGCACGCCGCCCGAATGTCCCCCTTCAAGCCCGCCAGCAGCCTGGACGACGACGAGCTGATGGTGCTGCACGACGCCATCCGGATCACCCTCGGTGACGCGGTGACCCGCAGCAGCGGGCTCGCGGCCGCCGAGCTGAAGGGCGAGAAGAAGTCGCACCTCGCGGTGCACGGCCGGACCGGGCAGCCGTGCCCCGTCTGCGGCGACACGGTGCGCGAGGTGAGCTTCGCCGACTCCAGCCTGCAGTACTGCGCGACCTGTCAGACCGGCGGCAAGCCGTTGGCCGACCGCCGGATGTCCAAGCTGCTGAAGTGA
- a CDS encoding DUF2776 family protein: MNVNYWISLLFRAIPLAMMGVCVGLGLYVWNAEDTPGNFVAGRVVTFLGAICLCLFCTAATIIRQLIKRFNALDRVLYPTLGYLTAIGTAAYGVWLFAGAPSAGLNEEYVAGHVVFSLGLISGCVATVATASTKFSLIPANSARPEGDHQPPDGAFGRSAVLVLSAIPVLLAAAAWVVVIVNLVQATTPGRFTVAHVVAGVAMICTCLIGLVLSILRQVQNAYTARDRMIWPWLTIAMGTISMVWGIVLLVLDRQPYYQTPGFVMIGLGLVCFSILSKIGLLALVWRRTFALANRVPLIPVLTALSCLFLSSFVFQAAISDSNVFIAAHVLAGLGAICFSLYSIVSILESGTSSQESG, translated from the coding sequence GTGAACGTGAACTACTGGATCAGTCTTCTCTTCCGCGCGATCCCGCTCGCCATGATGGGCGTCTGCGTCGGGCTCGGGCTCTACGTCTGGAACGCCGAGGACACCCCGGGCAACTTCGTGGCAGGCCGCGTGGTCACCTTCCTGGGCGCCATCTGCCTGTGCCTGTTCTGCACGGCGGCCACCATCATCAGGCAGCTGATCAAGCGCTTCAACGCCCTCGACCGGGTGCTCTACCCCACGCTGGGCTACCTCACCGCCATCGGCACCGCGGCGTACGGCGTCTGGCTCTTCGCGGGCGCCCCGAGCGCCGGGCTCAACGAGGAGTACGTCGCCGGGCACGTGGTGTTCAGCCTGGGCCTGATCAGCGGGTGCGTGGCCACCGTCGCCACGGCGTCGACGAAGTTCTCGCTGATCCCGGCGAACTCGGCGAGGCCGGAGGGGGACCACCAGCCGCCTGACGGCGCCTTCGGGCGGTCCGCGGTGCTGGTGCTCAGCGCCATCCCGGTGCTGCTCGCGGCGGCGGCCTGGGTCGTGGTGATCGTGAACCTGGTGCAGGCCACGACCCCGGGACGCTTCACCGTGGCGCACGTGGTGGCCGGGGTGGCGATGATCTGCACCTGCCTGATCGGTCTGGTGCTCAGCATCCTGCGGCAGGTGCAGAACGCCTACACCGCTCGGGACCGGATGATCTGGCCCTGGCTGACGATCGCGATGGGCACCATCAGCATGGTCTGGGGGATCGTGCTGCTCGTCCTGGACCGCCAGCCCTACTACCAGACCCCCGGCTTCGTGATGATCGGCCTGGGACTCGTCTGCTTCAGCATCCTCAGCAAGATCGGACTGCTCGCGCTGGTGTGGCGCCGTACCTTCGCCTTGGCCAACCGGGTGCCGCTGATCCCGGTGCTCACCGCACTGTCCTGCCTGTTCCTCTCCTCGTTCGTCTTCCAGGCCGCGATCAGCGACAGCAACGTGTTCATCGCCGCGCACGTGCTGGCCGGCCTGGGCGCCATCTGCTTCTCGCTCTACTCGATCGTGAGCATCTTGGAGAGCGGGACCTCCTCCCAGGAGAGCGGCTAG
- a CDS encoding EcsC family protein, protein MGLTSSFGRQLAPKIGQLAPNVTSRAVLEAFNRAVDGIGPLPAAAAAAEKQLAEQKGNVERAIHEVIENNVRLAGGQGFATNLGGLVTLAVALPANITGLALIQCRMIAGIAHLKGHDLDNPRVRNAVLATMLGEEQVNGLIKNKKLPGTPMAMATAPVLDETLAVVLAGEVATFLISKVAGKRLATMVGRRIPVVGGVVGAGADGYSTWRAGRYADRELLPRSRR, encoded by the coding sequence ATGGGTCTCACTTCGTCCTTCGGGCGCCAGCTCGCCCCCAAGATCGGCCAGCTCGCACCCAACGTCACCTCGCGAGCGGTGCTGGAGGCGTTCAACCGCGCGGTCGACGGCATCGGCCCGCTGCCGGCCGCCGCCGCGGCCGCGGAGAAGCAGCTGGCCGAGCAGAAGGGCAACGTCGAGCGCGCCATCCACGAGGTGATCGAGAACAACGTCCGGCTGGCCGGTGGCCAGGGGTTCGCCACCAACCTCGGCGGCCTGGTCACCCTCGCGGTGGCCCTCCCGGCCAACATCACGGGTCTGGCGCTGATCCAGTGCCGGATGATCGCCGGGATCGCCCATCTCAAGGGCCACGACCTCGACAACCCGCGGGTGCGCAACGCGGTGCTGGCCACCATGCTGGGCGAGGAGCAGGTCAACGGCCTGATCAAGAACAAGAAGCTGCCCGGCACCCCGATGGCGATGGCCACCGCCCCGGTCCTCGACGAGACGCTGGCAGTCGTGCTGGCCGGTGAGGTCGCGACGTTCCTGATCTCCAAGGTCGCCGGCAAGCGGCTCGCCACCATGGTCGGACGCCGGATCCCCGTCGTCGGTGGCGTGGTGGGTGCCGGCGCCGACGGCTACTCCACCTGGCGGGCGGGGCGCTACGCCGACCGCGAGCTCCTGCCGCGCAGCCGGCGATAG
- a CDS encoding hydroxymethylglutaryl-CoA lyase: MSAERVTIYEVGPRDGLQNEKTVVPTAVKAEFVTRLLAAGLPVVEATSFVHPRWVPQLADAADLMGLLGDQLGESARDLPVLVPNERGLDRALELGLKHIAVFGSATETFARKNLNRGLEDQFAMFEPTVRRARDAGLDVRAYVSMCFGDPWEGSVPVDQVVSVGKRLFDLGASQLSLGDTIGVGTAGHVKELVAAFVAAGMSVDQLAMHFHDTYGQALANAFSALQEGITTFDASAGGLGGCPYAKSATGNLATEDLVWMLHGLGIETGVDLNAVVATSVWMAEHLGRPSPSAVVRALAHSQE; this comes from the coding sequence ATGAGCGCCGAACGGGTCACCATCTACGAGGTCGGCCCCCGCGACGGCCTGCAGAACGAGAAGACCGTGGTCCCGACCGCGGTGAAGGCCGAGTTCGTCACCCGCCTGCTCGCCGCCGGCCTGCCGGTCGTCGAGGCGACCAGCTTCGTGCACCCCAGGTGGGTCCCGCAGCTCGCCGACGCCGCCGACCTGATGGGGCTGCTCGGTGACCAGCTGGGGGAGTCGGCCCGGGACCTGCCGGTGCTGGTGCCCAACGAGCGCGGCCTGGACCGGGCGCTCGAGCTGGGGCTCAAGCACATCGCGGTCTTCGGCTCCGCCACCGAGACCTTCGCCCGCAAGAACCTCAACCGCGGCCTGGAGGACCAGTTCGCGATGTTCGAGCCGACCGTGCGCCGGGCCCGCGACGCCGGCCTGGACGTGCGGGCCTACGTCTCGATGTGCTTCGGGGACCCGTGGGAGGGCTCGGTCCCGGTCGACCAGGTCGTCTCGGTGGGCAAGCGCCTGTTCGACCTCGGCGCCAGCCAGCTGAGCCTGGGCGACACCATCGGGGTCGGCACCGCCGGCCACGTCAAGGAGCTGGTCGCGGCGTTCGTGGCGGCCGGGATGTCGGTGGACCAGCTCGCCATGCACTTCCACGACACCTACGGCCAGGCGCTGGCCAACGCCTTCTCGGCGCTCCAGGAGGGGATCACCACCTTCGACGCCAGCGCCGGCGGCCTGGGCGGCTGTCCCTACGCCAAGAGCGCCACCGGCAACCTGGCCACCGAGGACCTGGTCTGGATGCTGCACGGCCTCGGCATCGAGACCGGGGTCGACCTGAACGCGGTGGTGGCGACCAGCGTGTGGATGGCCGAGCACCTGGGGCGCCCCAGCCCGTCCGCGGTGGTGCGGGCACTGGCACACTCACAGGAATGA